A window of the Acidimicrobiales bacterium genome harbors these coding sequences:
- a CDS encoding RDD family protein, translating to MLPDETPDGHGVADEWPPGEAPAQPWRRVVARLVDGLIIAAVAAAIAVVGAALSGGLLDQEPGAEPPVWIFYVSFLVGAIYEIAFIARSGQTPAKRLLQVRVVSMPSGGVPEVSAAVIRWFVVAGIVSLPSPPGVQLLLVIVVAGVCLVPMFTRADRRGLHDRFSATAAVAAPPVPPPSPWA from the coding sequence ATGCTCCCCGACGAGACCCCCGACGGCCATGGCGTCGCCGACGAGTGGCCCCCTGGCGAGGCCCCCGCCCAACCCTGGCGCCGGGTGGTCGCCCGGCTCGTCGACGGCCTGATCATCGCCGCGGTGGCAGCCGCCATCGCAGTCGTGGGCGCCGCACTCTCGGGCGGCCTTCTCGACCAGGAGCCGGGCGCTGAGCCACCGGTGTGGATCTTCTACGTCAGCTTCCTCGTCGGGGCCATCTACGAGATCGCCTTCATCGCCCGGTCGGGCCAGACCCCCGCCAAGCGGCTCCTCCAGGTGCGGGTGGTCTCGATGCCGAGCGGTGGGGTCCCGGAGGTGTCGGCCGCGGTGATCCGCTGGTTCGTCGTCGCCGGGATCGTGTCGCTGCCGTCCCCGCCCGGGGTGCAGCTGCTGCTGGTGATCGTGGTGGCAGGGGTGTGCCTGGTGCCGATGTTCACCCGTGCCGACCGCCGCGGCCTCCACGACCGGTTCTCCGCCACGGCCGCGGTGGCGGCCCCACCCGTGCCCCCACCGTCGCCCTGGGCGTGA